The Bacteroidota bacterium region TGTAGAACTAAAAAATTATAAAACCTATTCCGGCAAACCGCTACAGTTATTCGATAAAGACTCTTCTGCTCTTAGAACAATATTTATTGCTCAAAATAGAGCTATTGTTAGTGATTCGCTTTATTTTACTGCTAACTCAGAATCTTTTTCTGTAAATAAAACGGATTCAAATTCTATTTCCTTTAAACTATTTGCCGGCAGCTCTGATAAGTATTTAGAATATACCTACTCCCTAAAGGGCAATACGTATTTATTAGGATTCTCCATCAACACAATAGGACTACAGGATATTATTCCTTCAAATACAAATGAGCTTACGCTTAATTGGGAGATGAAAATTCCTTCGCAAGAAAAAAGTATTGAAAATCAACAAGCAGCATCTACAATTTATTTTAAGTACAACGAAGATGAGGTTGATTATATTTCCGAAACAAGTGATGAAACAAAATCGTTTGAGTCGAAAATTAAATGGCTTGCATTTAAGCAACAGTTTTTCACATCTGTTTTAATTGCAAAAACAGACTTCGAAAAGCCAATGGATGCTACCACAAAGAAGATTGTGGGCTCTAAAAATTATGTAAAAGAATTTACTTCTAATCTTACAATTCCGTACAAGCACTTGGCTAAGGAAGGCTTTGATATGCAGTTTTATTTTGGACCAACCCACTACCAAACATTAAAAGAGTATGGTTTGTCGTTAGAAAAGCAGGTGCCGCTTGGTTGGGGAATTTTAGGTTGGGTAAATAGATTTTTGGTTATTCCTATTTTTAATTTTTTAGATGGATTTAATTTAAACTACGGAATTGTAATTTTAATATTAACGCTTATTATCAAAGCCTTATTATTTCCGATTGCATATAAAACTTATTTGTCGTCTGCTAAGATGCGAATTTTGAAGCCTGAGGTAGATGAGATAAATAAAAAGTTTGGCAACGATGATCCTTTGAAAAAACAGCAGGCAATGATGTCTTTGTACAAAAAGGCGGGTGTAAATCCTATGGCAGGATGCATTCCACTTTTATTACAAATGCCAATCCTAATTGCGTTGTTCCGATTTTTTCCTGCATCTATCGAGCTAAGGCAACAAGCCTTTTTGTGGGCGGATGATTTATCTACCTACGATTCGATATTAGATTTTTCTTTTAATGTTCCATTCTATGGCGATCATATAAGCTTGTTTACTTTATTAATGACTGTTTCTACTATACTATACACATACAGTAACAGTCAATTAATGGCAACCAATAACGATATGCCCGGGATGAAGTTTATGATGTATTTTATGCCGATTATGTTTTTAGGAATTTTCAATAACTATTCTGCCGGATTGAGTTATTATTACTTTTTGGCAAATATGATAACGTTTAGTCAAACCTTTATCATGCGCAGATTTGTAGATGAAGATGCGTTGCATAAAAAAATACAAGAGAATAAAAAGAAGCCGGTAAAAGTATCTCGTTGGCAGCAACGTTTGCAGGATATGCAAAAAGAACAACAAAAGAGATTGAAAAAATAAGTGAAAGCTTTGTTAGCGTTTGTTTTTAATGCCTCTAAGAATACATTTTAAAACAAATTTCACATTTTCTAAAATTGAAATTGGGAACTGTTTTTTTAATGAAGAGCTTAAATAAATTTTTATTGCTTTAACTCCTAAGTTTGTATTGCCACAACTATCTAACCAAAGTTTTCCTATTACTTTGTTTAGCGATTCGGTATTGAATATATTTTTTTCTTTGTTTAATGCAGAAAGCTTTATAAGCCACTCTTCAATTTTCAATAATTCATCAGTACTTTGTAGAAAAACATTATTCCCAATTTTGGAGTGTGTTTCCAACTCGACAGAGGAAAATTGT contains the following coding sequences:
- the yidC gene encoding membrane protein insertase YidC, which codes for MDRNSIIGLTLIGFILFGWIYITAPSNEEIAQRKKTADSLAVIEKQKTDTLLKASNVVSDKIPANSNVAAMAVVGALDSTGKAMPVNADSLQNEASKSMYGVFASASKGVEKYYTLENEFLKATISSKGARIVSVELKNYKTYSGKPLQLFDKDSSALRTIFIAQNRAIVSDSLYFTANSESFSVNKTDSNSISFKLFAGSSDKYLEYTYSLKGNTYLLGFSINTIGLQDIIPSNTNELTLNWEMKIPSQEKSIENQQAASTIYFKYNEDEVDYISETSDETKSFESKIKWLAFKQQFFTSVLIAKTDFEKPMDATTKKIVGSKNYVKEFTSNLTIPYKHLAKEGFDMQFYFGPTHYQTLKEYGLSLEKQVPLGWGILGWVNRFLVIPIFNFLDGFNLNYGIVILILTLIIKALLFPIAYKTYLSSAKMRILKPEVDEINKKFGNDDPLKKQQAMMSLYKKAGVNPMAGCIPLLLQMPILIALFRFFPASIELRQQAFLWADDLSTYDSILDFSFNVPFYGDHISLFTLLMTVSTILYTYSNSQLMATNNDMPGMKFMMYFMPIMFLGIFNNYSAGLSYYYFLANMITFSQTFIMRRFVDEDALHKKIQENKKKPVKVSRWQQRLQDMQKEQQKRLKK